A genomic stretch from Limnochordia bacterium includes:
- a CDS encoding GrpB family protein encodes MERIVVKDYDPDWPLVFEELKAVYKRHLKGSAVDIQHVGSTSVVGLAAKPIIDIDLIVPDEIGAKQVIAALCGLGYQHEGNLGIPGREAMRQVNDQVPMDGSGRIWMKHHLYVCLVGSSGLESHLKFRDYLRLYRDKAIEYGQLKKRLAQEYPDDIGSYIEKKTPFILGILGEVGFSREDLDSIKKQNLRKKDI; translated from the coding sequence ATGGAAAGAATCGTCGTTAAGGACTATGACCCAGATTGGCCCCTAGTCTTTGAGGAGCTAAAAGCGGTTTACAAAAGACATCTAAAAGGGTCGGCTGTAGACATACAGCATGTGGGAAGCACGTCCGTTGTGGGTCTAGCAGCAAAACCGATCATCGACATTGATCTTATTGTCCCAGATGAGATAGGGGCGAAGCAGGTTATTGCCGCGTTATGTGGGTTAGGGTATCAGCATGAGGGGAACCTCGGGATACCTGGCCGAGAGGCAATGAGACAGGTCAACGACCAGGTACCAATGGATGGGTCTGGCCGCATCTGGATGAAGCATCATCTGTATGTCTGCCTAGTAGGCTCCTCAGGCCTAGAAAGTCACCTCAAATTTCGGGATTACTTACGACTGTATCGGGACAAAGCAATTGAATACGGCCAACTCAAGAAAAGACTAGCACAGGAGTATCCCGATGATATCGGCAGTTATATCGAGAAGAAGACACCCTTCATTCTAGGTATCCTAGGAGAAGTAGGTTTCAGTCGGGAGGATCTGGATAGTATAAAGAAGCAAAATCTTCGTAAGAAAGACATCTGA
- a CDS encoding cyclase family protein, with protein sequence MKIVYDVSMTIEPKMQVYKNREHLRPEFITTAEHDKQGIHQTRVCLDLHTGTHLDAPLHMVPDGATIDDYPLEEMLVPCQVFDLTHVHEKITAADIEDLPIASGKFVLFKTKNSKRKDLKEDFIYVDLTAARTLVSKRAVGVGIDALGIERDQAGHMTHRILFQAGIKILEGLCLGHVPPGSYTLLVAPLKFQGVEAALVRALLLE encoded by the coding sequence GTGAAGATAGTCTACGATGTTTCGATGACCATTGAACCGAAGATGCAAGTCTACAAGAATAGGGAACACCTGCGTCCTGAGTTCATCACCACTGCAGAGCATGACAAACAAGGGATACATCAAACCCGTGTCTGCTTGGATTTACATACAGGCACCCATTTGGATGCTCCGCTGCACATGGTGCCCGATGGTGCTACCATAGACGATTATCCTCTAGAGGAGATGCTCGTTCCCTGTCAAGTCTTTGATCTTACCCATGTGCATGAGAAGATTACTGCGGCAGACATAGAAGACTTGCCCATTGCATCGGGGAAGTTTGTGCTGTTTAAGACCAAGAATTCCAAGAGAAAAGACCTGAAAGAAGACTTCATCTATGTAGATCTTACCGCGGCACGTACGCTAGTAAGCAAGCGGGCAGTGGGGGTTGGTATTGACGCCCTAGGTATCGAACGGGATCAAGCCGGGCACATGACCCATAGGATTTTGTTCCAAGCAGGTATCAAGATCCTTGAAGGCCTTTGCCTAGGTCATGTACCGCCGGGTAGCTACACTCTGCTTGTAGCACCGTTGAAGTTCCAAGGGGTTGAGGCTGCTTTGGTCCGGGCGCTGTTACTAGAATAA
- the zwf gene encoding glucose-6-phosphate dehydrogenase has protein sequence MKTLFSFQEKVLPQPSILVIFGGTGDLACRKLYPALYNLHRLGQLPSEIAVVGIGRREESQEEFRHLVEKCVLNHSRKTAEPLEIEFLKLFSYQSLDLTEQPSFEKLRLYLDQLDRDSQRQRIFYMAVPPEVFSPTVKNLHGAGMSNNSRVVLEKPFGWDVLSAQALQADLTSVFAEEAIFRIDHYLGKEMLQNIMMIRLANSVFEPLWNGKYVDHIQIQVNESVGIGHRGRYYERAGALRDMVQNHLMQLLAFTAMEPPLGLGADALRDEKVRVIKALRPLTAETILTQVIRGQYGPGTIDGSAVKGYRQEEWVNPTSNMETFVAMKAYIDNDRWRDVPFYLRTGKRLPQRFAQVVVQFKPNETISGFPAFQELEPNVLIIKIQPEEGVAFQFNVKEAGADLTINPATMFFCQNCDYPENSPEAYERLLHDVLVGDAALFTRWDEVEATWEYVQPILDLWKKERKEIPSYAAGTWGPVESQKLLRREGKVWWICREDSLRCFDDH, from the coding sequence GTGAAGACCTTGTTTTCATTCCAAGAGAAGGTTCTACCACAGCCAAGTATTCTGGTTATCTTTGGCGGAACCGGTGATCTAGCCTGTCGGAAACTCTACCCAGCTTTGTATAATCTTCACAGGTTAGGACAACTGCCAAGTGAGATTGCCGTTGTGGGCATTGGTCGGCGAGAGGAAAGCCAGGAGGAGTTTCGCCACTTGGTGGAAAAATGCGTACTTAACCATTCCAGGAAGACTGCTGAGCCCTTGGAGATAGAATTCCTGAAGCTATTCTCCTACCAATCCTTGGATTTGACAGAGCAACCTAGTTTTGAGAAACTACGACTCTATCTCGATCAATTAGATCGAGACTCGCAAAGACAAAGGATCTTCTACATGGCTGTTCCCCCAGAAGTCTTCTCTCCTACAGTGAAAAACCTGCATGGCGCCGGTATGTCCAATAATAGCCGGGTTGTACTGGAAAAGCCCTTCGGGTGGGATGTGTTGTCGGCTCAGGCCCTTCAGGCAGATTTGACTTCGGTATTCGCTGAGGAAGCAATCTTTCGTATAGACCACTACCTAGGCAAGGAAATGCTACAGAATATCATGATGATTAGGCTGGCCAATTCAGTGTTTGAACCTCTATGGAACGGTAAGTATGTGGATCATATCCAGATTCAAGTCAATGAATCCGTGGGAATTGGCCATCGGGGAAGGTACTATGAACGGGCCGGAGCCCTGCGAGATATGGTGCAAAACCATCTGATGCAGCTTCTGGCATTTACCGCCATGGAACCACCCTTGGGCCTTGGGGCGGATGCTTTACGGGATGAAAAGGTACGGGTGATCAAAGCCCTACGGCCGCTGACTGCGGAGACGATTCTCACCCAAGTTATACGAGGTCAATATGGTCCGGGCACCATTGACGGTAGTGCGGTGAAGGGCTACCGTCAGGAGGAATGGGTAAATCCCACATCAAACATGGAGACCTTTGTAGCCATGAAAGCTTATATCGACAACGATCGTTGGCGGGATGTTCCCTTTTATCTGCGCACGGGTAAACGACTTCCCCAACGCTTTGCCCAGGTTGTGGTGCAGTTTAAGCCCAATGAAACAATCAGTGGGTTTCCCGCATTCCAGGAACTAGAACCCAATGTATTGATCATTAAGATTCAGCCGGAGGAGGGGGTGGCCTTCCAGTTTAATGTCAAGGAAGCGGGAGCGGACTTGACCATTAATCCCGCCACTATGTTCTTCTGCCAGAACTGTGATTACCCGGAAAACTCCCCCGAGGCCTATGAACGGTTGCTTCACGATGTATTGGTTGGAGATGCTGCTTTGTTTACCCGCTGGGATGAGGTGGAAGCAACCTGGGAGTATGTACAACCGATTCTAGACCTTTGGAAGAAGGAACGCAAGGAAATACCAAGTTACGCGGCTGGGACCTGGGGTCCTGTGGAGTCCCAAAAACTTCTCAGAAGAGAAGGGAAAGTGTGGTGGATTTGCCGTGAAGATAGTCTACGATGTTTCGATGACCATTGA